The Candidatus Effluviviaceae Genus I sp. genomic sequence GGCCTCCGCGAACTGGAACGCCTTCTCGATGATGTCGGCGCTTCCGTCGTCGAGCAGACCTACGGCGCCGGGGTCCTCCTCCGCGTGAGCGTCCCGCGGGACGAGGAAGCCCGTCTGCGGCAGGCGCTCGAGTCCCTCCGCGGTCTCGCGCGTGTGATCCCGGCCGGCACCGATCCCTCACGCTGACTCCGACGCGCAGGCAGAATGCGTCTTGACAGCGGACCCGCTCGTCGTATATTCTGGTACACGAGTACCAGAATAGCCGCGGACAACGCCAAGGGAGCCCGGGACCATGAGCGGCCTCGCCAGACCATCGGAAGCGGTCACGATCGCGGTCCATGCCTGCGGCCTCCTCGCGGGCGCGGGCGGCGCGGCGCTGACGACCCACGAGATGGCGCGCGCCATCGGCGCGTCCGAGGCTCACCTGTCGAAGGTGCTTCAGCGTCTGGCGCGCGCTGGCATCGTGACGGGGCGTCGGGGGCCCGGCGGGGGATTCGTGCTCGCGGATGACCCCGCGTCGGTGTCGCTCCTTCAGGTGTACGAGGCGATCGAAGGGTCGCTCCCCCGCTCCGGGTGCATGCTGGGTCTGCCCATCTGCAGCGGCGCGGCCTGCCCGCTCAGCGCGCTCCTGTCCAGGGTGACTGCGGATGTCGCGGACGGCCTTGCGAGCGTCACGCTCGCCGGCCTGGGAACGTCGCTCGCGCCGGGGCGAACGCGGCGGCCCGCACGCCGACGAGATCGATCAGGCAGATCAGACACGAGGAGAGGCTCAGGACACACAAGGACAGGGAGGTGACGATGTACTGCCACCAGTGCGAACAGACGGCCAAGGGCATCGCGTGCACGGTCCAGGGCGTGTGCGGGAAGGACGCGGCGACGGCGACCCTGCAGGATCTGCTGCTGCACGCAGCGAAGGGCGTCTCGCAGTACGCGCACCGGGCGCGGGCGTTCGGAGCGGTGGACGCCGAGGCGGACGTCTTCGTCGTCGAGGCGCTCTTCACGGCGACCACGAACGTGAACTTCGACCCCGACCGGCTCGCGGCGCTCATCCGAAGGGCGGCGGCGGTCCGCGACAGGGTTCGCGGCCTGTACGAGGCGGCGTGCCGCAAGGCCGGGAAGACCCCCGAGGCGCCGGCGGGACCGGCAACCTGGGCCCCGGCGGCCGATCTCGAGGGCCTGCTGGCCCAGGGACGGGACGCGACCATCGAGGACTGGCCCTCGAAGTACGGCGCGGACGCCGCGAGCCTGCGCGAGGTCATCACGTACGGGCTCAAGGGCGCGGCGGCCTACGCGGACCACGCGCACATCCTCGGCCAGGACGATCCGGCCGTCTACGGCGCCTTCCACGAGGCCCTGGATCTTCTCACCCGCGACGACGTGCCGGCGGAGACGCTGCTCGCCTGGACGCTCAAGGTCGGCGAGCTCAACCTCCGCGCGATGGAGCTTCTGGACGAGGCCAACACCGGCGCGTACGGACATCCGACGCCGACGAAGGTGCGCGTGACGCCCGTCAAGGGCAAGGCCATCGTGGTGTCGGGCCATGACCTCAAGGACCTCGAGGCGCTCCTCGAGCAGACCGCGGGCAAGGGCATCAACGTGTACACGCACGGCGAGATGCTCCCCGCGCACGGCTACCCGGGCCTCAAGAAGCACCGGCACCTCGTTGGGAACTACGGGAGCGCCTGGCAGGACCAGGTGCGCGAGTTCGACGCCTTCCCGGGCGCGGTCCTCATGACCACCAACTGCATCCAACGCCCCACGGAGAGCTACAAGGGTCGCATCTTCACGACGGGTCTCGTCGCGTTCCCGGGCGTGCGGCACGTGACGCGCGAGGACTTCTCCCCCGTCATCGAGGCGGCGCTCGCGGCGCCCGGCTTCGCCGCGGACGAGCCGGGGAAGAGCATCACGGTGGGGTTCGGCCACCACGCTGTCCTGGGCGTGGCGGGTGCGGTGATCGACGCCGTGAAGACGGGCAAGATCCGCCACTTCTTCCTCATCGGCGGGTGCGACGGCGCCAAGCCCGGACGAGACTACTTCACGCAGTTCGCCGAATCGGTGCCGAAGGACTGCGTCATCCTCA encodes the following:
- a CDS encoding Rrf2 family transcriptional regulator; its protein translation is MSGLARPSEAVTIAVHACGLLAGAGGAALTTHEMARAIGASEAHLSKVLQRLARAGIVTGRRGPGGGFVLADDPASVSLLQVYEAIEGSLPRSGCMLGLPICSGAACPLSALLSRVTADVADGLASVTLAGLGTSLAPGRTRRPARRRDRSGRSDTRRGSGHTRTGR
- the hcp gene encoding hydroxylamine reductase; its protein translation is MYCHQCEQTAKGIACTVQGVCGKDAATATLQDLLLHAAKGVSQYAHRARAFGAVDAEADVFVVEALFTATTNVNFDPDRLAALIRRAAAVRDRVRGLYEAACRKAGKTPEAPAGPATWAPAADLEGLLAQGRDATIEDWPSKYGADAASLREVITYGLKGAAAYADHAHILGQDDPAVYGAFHEALDLLTRDDVPAETLLAWTLKVGELNLRAMELLDEANTGAYGHPTPTKVRVTPVKGKAIVVSGHDLKDLEALLEQTAGKGINVYTHGEMLPAHGYPGLKKHRHLVGNYGSAWQDQVREFDAFPGAVLMTTNCIQRPTESYKGRIFTTGLVAFPGVRHVTREDFSPVIEAALAAPGFAADEPGKSITVGFGHHAVLGVAGAVIDAVKTGKIRHFFLIGGCDGAKPGRDYFTQFAESVPKDCVILTLACGKYRFNKLDFGDIGGIPRLLDVGQCNDAYSAVKIAQALAGAFGVGVNDLPLSLIVSWYEQKAVAVLLTLLHLGIKGIRLGPTLPACLSPNALAILVEKFDIKPITTVAQDLESILGAGDYGTAGTA